A genomic segment from Nicotiana tabacum cultivar K326 chromosome 9, ASM71507v2, whole genome shotgun sequence encodes:
- the LOC142163850 gene encoding uncharacterized protein LOC142163850, translating to MYIGPYKIIKWVSQVVYKLESPPEISLVHPVFHVSMLKKEVGDTSLIILVEAIEVNEELTHEEIPIAILGRQVRKLRNKEIAFVKVMWQNQQVKDDTWEAEEEMKRKYTYLFV from the coding sequence atgtatatcggaccatacaaaatcataaAGTGGGTTAGCCAAGTGGTCTATAAGCTTGAGTCACCTCCAGAGATatctttagtgcacccggtgtttcatgtatccatgttgaagaaggaaGTTGGAGACACGTCGCTCATCATTCTGGTGGAGGCTATTgaagttaatgaagaattgacacATGAGGAGATTCCAATTGCTATTCTTGGTagacaagttcgaaagttgagaaataaagagattgcctTTGTGAAAGTGATGTGGCAAAACCAACAAGTTAAAGATGacacctgggaggccgaggaagaaatgaaaagaaaatacactTATTTGTTTGTGTAA